A single genomic interval of Drosophila virilis strain 15010-1051.87 chromosome 2, Dvir_AGI_RSII-ME, whole genome shotgun sequence harbors:
- the LOC6630630 gene encoding C2 domain-containing protein 5 isoform X1 — protein MPGKVGVKIKAARNLPVMDKSSETTDAFVEIKLANKEHKTEVFRKSLNPTWNTDWFRFEVDDAELQDEPLQIRLMDYDTYSANDAIGKVNISLNPLCLESSSQSGHGKGTVLSGWIPVFDTMHGIRGEINVIVKVDLFSDVNKFRQSSCGIPFFHSQCVPFGFRAQVIHGFVEELVVNDDPEYQWIDKIRTPRASNEARQVVFLKLSGQVQRKMGLKAINMGANAVIGYTQCFDLEGDVGVVARGVGTAVTLIKDTSSSQPNSADVPLIEESSSDLQQLQQQQQQSPAQAVLIPTTITTIESNASGKRFASPVSSNRMKLTPSPSKSGISGGGNADSASTSTTSTATTMVQTKELGEICRRSSDSDLSVTPKGNSICVASERLVAATAMMRLTTPTVGSKATDSIDMLEYPFLTMTKYPTGFILHLGATVAARSVKLLERVPNPDEPEVRDSWWTELRMEIRSHARSLGCNVVLGYMESTTISEDVCVLSATGTAAVINMVFKRSVSQTDIFAISKASNNVAAMSNSLEEREANGSVSEAAASSKDGSSLATANGSGSASKRYGLPAPNAPRKTCAICHVPYNLSSVKMKKCAICRKGRVPDVLLATLEVPEFMQVTGRGCFMQAQVVRAKRDLRAELNAKDISDGLPFLEYELHRVLINKLKAKGMNAIFGLRTQVAIGERMIALIATGTALFLTALPVPLVPKIVAGNSWTDKQKLNELQKKLQETFERNQEIYQLKSMDPDIVSASGAAGDKHSDSDDSDDEEMNEIDLNCGNKEMCVLEVDDIEDLEIISLLMEPYPPEGFHVVNTQQVPGMLELDGVKNLQMFTQVWRARLEVGQSVNGFPKHFQRLLQTIYFKLRTMIPCAICDLRFRLDLPETDQIQLLVTGMAMGLSDANKMKYRRRGAPVAQLQNGFNDAATQPVAVVHETQSQPELNGKRMLQEEDYIFPLDEDQMVDTPTPTSSAIPPFGMSSFKVRKTSPSRLNNLATALPPAKPLNMTPAARNRYFPLRDRHGVDLTPLSFIPGGRIEKYLGNLNFFFIRESTSIREYGGISGFVHGFITELLAVVRAHIASLGGNAMVSFYLTELMLFDNQHKNQGQCLISIGGDAVYVSYYADD, from the exons ATGCCAGGCAAGGTGGGCGTCAAAATAAAGGCTGCGCGTAATCTGCCAGTGATGGACAAGAGCAGCGAGACAACCGACGCATTTGTGGAAATTAAGCTGGCTAATAAGGAGCACAAAACCGAGGTATTCCGGAAAAGTCTTAATCCGACATGGAACACCGATTG GTTTCGCTTTGAGGTCGATGACGCAGAGCTGCAGGACGAGCCACTGCAAATACGTCTTATGGATTATGACACCTATTCGGCAAATGATGCGATTGGCAAGGTTAACATAAGTTTGAATCCGCTGTGCCTGGAGAGCTCTAGTCAATCCGGCCATGGCAAGGGCACCGTGCTCTCTGGCTGGATACCCGTCTTCGACACAATGCATGGCATACGTGGTGAAATAAACGTTATTGTCAAAGTAGATTTGTTCTCCGATGTCAACAAGTTTCGACAGAGCTCGTGTGGCATTCCCTTCTTCCACT CACAATGTGTTCCGTTTGGATTTCGGGCGCAGGTCATACATGGCTTTGTCGAGGAACTGGTCGTCAATGATGATCCGGAATATCAATGGATTGACAAGATACGTACACCGCGCGCTTCCAACGAGGCACGTCAGGTTGTCTTTCTCAAACTGTCCGGGCAGGTGCAACGAAAGATGGGGTTGAAGGCCATTAATATGGGCGCTAATGCTGTCATCGGTTATACGCAATGCTTTGACCTGGAGGGCGATGTGGGCGTTGTCGCACGTGGCGTCGGCACAGCTGTAACACTGATAAAGGACACCAGTAGTAGCCAGCCAAACAGCGCGGATGTACCACTCATCGAAGA GTCCAGCAGCGATCTCCAGcagcttcagcagcagcagcaacagtcgccGGCACAGGCCGTGCTCATTCCCACAACCATTACGACAATCGAGAGTAATGCGAGTGGGAAAAGGTTTGCATCGCCGGTTAGCAGCAATCGCATGAAGCTAACGCCCAGTCCATCCAAGAGCGGAATTTCGGGTGGTGGGAATGCAGACAGCGCATCTACATCAACCAcctcaacagctacaacaatggTGCAGACCAAAGAGCTGGGTGAGATATGTCGTCGCTCATCCGACTCCGACCTGAGCGTAACCCCAAAAG GCAACTCCATTTGCGTGGCAAGCGAGCGTTTGGTTGCGGCCACGGCCATGATGCGCCTAACCACACCCACAGTGGGCAGCAAGGCAACGGATAGTATAGATATGCTGGAATACCCTTTCCTAACAATGACCAAATATCCAACTGGCTTTATACTGCACCTGGGCGCAACTGTAGCGGCCAGGTCGGTGAAACTCCTAGAACGAGTGCCCAATCCTGATGAGCCTGAAGTACGGGACAGCTGGTGGACTGAGCTCCGCATGGAAATTCGGTCTCATGCCCGTTCTTTGGGATGTAACGTGGTGCTAGGTTACATGGAGTCAACAACAATATC TGAAGATGTGTGCGTTTTGTCTGCCACAGGCACCGCAGCAGTCATCAACATGGTCTTTAAACGGTCCGTTTCGCAAACTGATATTTTTGCCATATCCAAGGCAAGCAACAATGTGGCTGCGATGTCCAATTCGCTGGAGGAGCGCGAAGCAAACGGCAGCGTTAGTGAGGCAGCAGCCTCTAGCAAGGACGGCAGTTCATTAGCTACAGCTAATGGCTCGGGTTCGGCAAGCAAGCGGTATGGCTTGCCAGCTCCTAATGCACCACGCAAAACGTGTGCGATCTGCCATGTGCCATACAACCTGAGCTCGGTGAAGATGAAGAAGTGCGCCATTTGCCGCAAGGGTCGGGTGCCAGATGTACTGCTGGCCACGCTGGAGGTTCCAGAGTTCATGCAGGTTACTGGACGCGGCTGCTTCATGCAAGCGCAAGTTGTCCGCGCTAAGCGGGATCTGCGTGCCGAACTGAATGCCAAAGATATTTCCGATGGATTGCCCTTTTTAGAATACGAGCTGCACCGTGTGCTGATTAATAAGCTGAAGGCCAAGGGCATGAATGCCATTTTTGGACTGCGCACCCAGGTCGCCATTGGCGAGCGCATGATAGCGCTAATTGCCACGGGTACAGCTCTTTTTCTGACTGCGCTCCCCGTGCCGCTGGTGCCTAAAATTGTGGCAGGCAACTCTTGGACGGACAAACAAAAACTCAACGAACTACAGAAAAAGTTGCAGGAGACATTTGAGCGCAACCAAGAGATTTATCAGTTAAAAAGCATGGATCCTGACATAGTCAGCGCTAGTGGTGCCGCGGGAGACAAGCATTCGGATAGTGATGATTCGGATGATGAGGAAATGAATGAAATCGATTTGAACTGCGGAAACAAAGAGATGTGTGTGCTAGAAGTTGATGATATTGAGGATTTGGAAATTATATCGCTGCTCATGGAACCATATCCACCTGAGGGCTTTCATGTCGTAAACACGCAACAGGTGCCAGGTATGCTGGAGCTGGATGGTGTTAAGAATCTTCAAATGTTTACCCAAGTGTGGCGTGCTCGCCTCGAGGTGGGCCAAAGCGTAAATGGATTCCCTAAACACTTTCAGCG TCTTCTACAGACCATCTATTTTAAGCTGCGCACAATGATACCCTGTGCAATTTGTGATCTGCGTTTTAGATTGGATTTGCCTGAAACA GACCAAATCCAATTACTTGTAACTGGCATGGCCATGGGCCTGAGTGAtgccaacaaaatgaaatatcgACGCCGGGGAGCGCCGGTGGCACAGCTCCAGAATGGCTTCAATGATGCGGCAACGCAGCCAGTAGCCGTTGTCCATGAAACCCAATCGCAGCCTGAACTAAATGGCAAGCGAATGCTACAAGAAGAGGATTACATTTTTCCGCTGGATGAAGATCAAATGGTCGATACTCCCACACCGACCAGCTCAGCAATACCTCCGTTCGGCATGAGTTCTTTCAAAGTGCGAAAGACTTCGCCATCGCGATTAAATAATTTAGCGACAGCTTTACCGCCAGCCAAGCCGCTCAACATGACACCAGCGGCGCGCAATCGCTAT TTCCCGCTACGCGATCGCCATGGAGTGGACTTAACCCCACTTAGCTTCATACCAGGTGGACGGATTGAAAAGTATTTGGGCAATCTGAACTTCTTCTTCATTAGGGAGAGTACCTCCATACGCGAATACGGTGGCATTAGCGGATTCGTGCATGGCTTCATCACTGAGCTGCTGGCCGTGGTGCGCGCCCATATTGCTTCCCTAGGAGGTAATGCGATGGTCTCCTTTTATTTGACCGAACTGATGTTATTTGATAATCAGCACAAAAATCAg GGTCAATGCCTGATTAGCATCGGTGGCGATGCGGTCTATGTCAGCTACTATGCCGATGACTGA
- the LOC6630650 gene encoding uncharacterized protein, with the protein MVNFNNSTKMMVNRCMELLNAKIAHAQTRHIAKRVPLGRISPRALDTKAIFRERQKAEKYEACKRLSMWEQNKDQGSGWGENERLDHSHYKHCQLQERTYDCTWTKFPEEPKPKQRRMFKSEGHIPICRRKTGTRPETAKPWDDEASDFIKQWDNNNAMINRNRFGKTTHFSQPHVGGGSLNSKNPKRKLFYY; encoded by the coding sequence ATGGTTAACTTTAATAATAGTACAAAGATGATGGTGAATCGGTGCATGGAGCTGCTAAACGCGAAAATTGCACATGCCCAGACCCGACACATTGCCAAGCGTGTGCCGCTGGGCCGTATTAGCCCTCGTGCCCTGGACACGAAGGCAATATTTAGGGAACGTCAAAAGGCAGAGAAATATGAGGCCTGCAAGCGTCTCTCGATGTGGGAACAGAACAAGGACCAAGGAAGTGGTTGGGGAGAAAACGAACGTTTGGATCATTCCCACTACAAGCATTGTCAGCTTCAGGAACGCACATATGATTGCACTTGGACGAAATTTCCAGAGGAGCCCAAGCCCAAACAGCGAAGAATGTTTAAATCGGAGGGACACATCCCAATCTGTCGCCGAAAGACTGGAACTCGCCCTGAAACGGCCAAGCCGTGGGACGACGAGGCTTCAGACTTTATTAAACAATGGGACAACAATAACGCCATGATAAACCGCAATAGATTTGGTAAAACAACGCATTTCAGTCAACCGCATGTTGGAGGAGGATCCTTGAATagcaaaaaccccaaaaggaaattattctatTACTAA
- the LOC6630630 gene encoding C2 domain-containing protein 5 isoform X2 produces MYHSSKSNSICVASERLVAATAMMRLTTPTVGSKATDSIDMLEYPFLTMTKYPTGFILHLGATVAARSVKLLERVPNPDEPEVRDSWWTELRMEIRSHARSLGCNVVLGYMESTTISEDVCVLSATGTAAVINMVFKRSVSQTDIFAISKASNNVAAMSNSLEEREANGSVSEAAASSKDGSSLATANGSGSASKRYGLPAPNAPRKTCAICHVPYNLSSVKMKKCAICRKGRVPDVLLATLEVPEFMQVTGRGCFMQAQVVRAKRDLRAELNAKDISDGLPFLEYELHRVLINKLKAKGMNAIFGLRTQVAIGERMIALIATGTALFLTALPVPLVPKIVAGNSWTDKQKLNELQKKLQETFERNQEIYQLKSMDPDIVSASGAAGDKHSDSDDSDDEEMNEIDLNCGNKEMCVLEVDDIEDLEIISLLMEPYPPEGFHVVNTQQVPGMLELDGVKNLQMFTQVWRARLEVGQSVNGFPKHFQRLLQTIYFKLRTMIPCAICDLRFRLDLPETDQIQLLVTGMAMGLSDANKMKYRRRGAPVAQLQNGFNDAATQPVAVVHETQSQPELNGKRMLQEEDYIFPLDEDQMVDTPTPTSSAIPPFGMSSFKVRKTSPSRLNNLATALPPAKPLNMTPAARNRYFPLRDRHGVDLTPLSFIPGGRIEKYLGNLNFFFIRESTSIREYGGISGFVHGFITELLAVVRAHIASLGGNAMVSFYLTELMLFDNQHKNQGQCLISIGGDAVYVSYYADD; encoded by the exons ATGTACCACTCATCGAAGA GCAACTCCATTTGCGTGGCAAGCGAGCGTTTGGTTGCGGCCACGGCCATGATGCGCCTAACCACACCCACAGTGGGCAGCAAGGCAACGGATAGTATAGATATGCTGGAATACCCTTTCCTAACAATGACCAAATATCCAACTGGCTTTATACTGCACCTGGGCGCAACTGTAGCGGCCAGGTCGGTGAAACTCCTAGAACGAGTGCCCAATCCTGATGAGCCTGAAGTACGGGACAGCTGGTGGACTGAGCTCCGCATGGAAATTCGGTCTCATGCCCGTTCTTTGGGATGTAACGTGGTGCTAGGTTACATGGAGTCAACAACAATATC TGAAGATGTGTGCGTTTTGTCTGCCACAGGCACCGCAGCAGTCATCAACATGGTCTTTAAACGGTCCGTTTCGCAAACTGATATTTTTGCCATATCCAAGGCAAGCAACAATGTGGCTGCGATGTCCAATTCGCTGGAGGAGCGCGAAGCAAACGGCAGCGTTAGTGAGGCAGCAGCCTCTAGCAAGGACGGCAGTTCATTAGCTACAGCTAATGGCTCGGGTTCGGCAAGCAAGCGGTATGGCTTGCCAGCTCCTAATGCACCACGCAAAACGTGTGCGATCTGCCATGTGCCATACAACCTGAGCTCGGTGAAGATGAAGAAGTGCGCCATTTGCCGCAAGGGTCGGGTGCCAGATGTACTGCTGGCCACGCTGGAGGTTCCAGAGTTCATGCAGGTTACTGGACGCGGCTGCTTCATGCAAGCGCAAGTTGTCCGCGCTAAGCGGGATCTGCGTGCCGAACTGAATGCCAAAGATATTTCCGATGGATTGCCCTTTTTAGAATACGAGCTGCACCGTGTGCTGATTAATAAGCTGAAGGCCAAGGGCATGAATGCCATTTTTGGACTGCGCACCCAGGTCGCCATTGGCGAGCGCATGATAGCGCTAATTGCCACGGGTACAGCTCTTTTTCTGACTGCGCTCCCCGTGCCGCTGGTGCCTAAAATTGTGGCAGGCAACTCTTGGACGGACAAACAAAAACTCAACGAACTACAGAAAAAGTTGCAGGAGACATTTGAGCGCAACCAAGAGATTTATCAGTTAAAAAGCATGGATCCTGACATAGTCAGCGCTAGTGGTGCCGCGGGAGACAAGCATTCGGATAGTGATGATTCGGATGATGAGGAAATGAATGAAATCGATTTGAACTGCGGAAACAAAGAGATGTGTGTGCTAGAAGTTGATGATATTGAGGATTTGGAAATTATATCGCTGCTCATGGAACCATATCCACCTGAGGGCTTTCATGTCGTAAACACGCAACAGGTGCCAGGTATGCTGGAGCTGGATGGTGTTAAGAATCTTCAAATGTTTACCCAAGTGTGGCGTGCTCGCCTCGAGGTGGGCCAAAGCGTAAATGGATTCCCTAAACACTTTCAGCG TCTTCTACAGACCATCTATTTTAAGCTGCGCACAATGATACCCTGTGCAATTTGTGATCTGCGTTTTAGATTGGATTTGCCTGAAACA GACCAAATCCAATTACTTGTAACTGGCATGGCCATGGGCCTGAGTGAtgccaacaaaatgaaatatcgACGCCGGGGAGCGCCGGTGGCACAGCTCCAGAATGGCTTCAATGATGCGGCAACGCAGCCAGTAGCCGTTGTCCATGAAACCCAATCGCAGCCTGAACTAAATGGCAAGCGAATGCTACAAGAAGAGGATTACATTTTTCCGCTGGATGAAGATCAAATGGTCGATACTCCCACACCGACCAGCTCAGCAATACCTCCGTTCGGCATGAGTTCTTTCAAAGTGCGAAAGACTTCGCCATCGCGATTAAATAATTTAGCGACAGCTTTACCGCCAGCCAAGCCGCTCAACATGACACCAGCGGCGCGCAATCGCTAT TTCCCGCTACGCGATCGCCATGGAGTGGACTTAACCCCACTTAGCTTCATACCAGGTGGACGGATTGAAAAGTATTTGGGCAATCTGAACTTCTTCTTCATTAGGGAGAGTACCTCCATACGCGAATACGGTGGCATTAGCGGATTCGTGCATGGCTTCATCACTGAGCTGCTGGCCGTGGTGCGCGCCCATATTGCTTCCCTAGGAGGTAATGCGATGGTCTCCTTTTATTTGACCGAACTGATGTTATTTGATAATCAGCACAAAAATCAg GGTCAATGCCTGATTAGCATCGGTGGCGATGCGGTCTATGTCAGCTACTATGCCGATGACTGA
- the LOC6630649 gene encoding tRNA modification GTPase GTPBP3, mitochondrial translates to MALLRSVSNGFSAVFRRFASSSGCTIYSLSSGHVKCGVSVIRVSGPQTKQALRAIVDNGEYEPKQRQAYLKSFYHPTSKEIIDRGLLLWFPGPASFTGEDACEFQVHGSLAVIAAMLDALGQLPGLRPAQPGEFTKRAFFGGKLDLTEVEGLADLIHAETEAQRKQALLQSTGALGRLYDSWRKRLIRCAAHLEAYIDFAEEEQIEGGVIVKLTRELNAVKQEIRAHLNDQRQGELLRDGVRTVIIGAPNVGKSSLLNLLCQRAVSIVTEQAGTTRDIIETMHNFGGYPVVFADTAGLRKHTTDTIEVEGMARAKQCLASSDLILLLTDARALRKVENNEALTGHIDNYLEELDIPPELCSGKRLQLVANKTDTLSAEEVQRLSKLDNVLALSCHKQDNLPEFLGSLQQLLQQLCGVPQAEHPRITHTRYRQQLERCIDHIEIFLRDYKPDVYPDMAIAAQQLRKSVRCIERITGHVSCEDILDVVFKDFCIGK, encoded by the exons ATGGCGCTGCTGAGGAGCGTTTCAAATGGATTTTCTGCCGTATTTCGACGCTTTGCCAGTTCAAGTGGATGCACTATTTACAGCCTCAGTTCGGGCCACGTCAAGTGCGGCGTCTCCGTAATACGTGTCTCCGGCCCACAAACCAAGCAGGCGCTGCGCGCCATTGTTGATAATGGCGAATACGAACCAAAACAGCGACAGGCATATCTGAAATCGTTTTATCATCCCACCAGCAAAGAGATTATCGACCGCGGTCTGCTCCTGTGGTTTCCTGGACCAGCGTCGTTCACGGGCGAGGACGCTTGTGAATTTCAGGTGCACGGCTCGTTGGCCGTTATTGCGGCAATGCTGGATGCACTTGGCCAGTTGCCCGGCTTAAGACCCGCTCAGCCTGGTGAGTTTACAAAGCGTGCGTTTTTCGGCGGCAAACTAGATCTAACCGAGGTTGAGGGCTTGGCCGATCTAATACACGCCGAAACGGAGGCACAGCGCAAGCag GCTCTTCTGCAAAGCACCGGCGCTTTGGGTCGGCTCTATGACAGCTGGCGCAAACGGCTCATCCGTTGCGCCGCCCATCTGGAGGCGTATATTGACTTTGCTGAAGAGGAGCAAATAGAGGGCGGCGTTATAGTAAAATTGACCAGGGAACTTAATGCCGTGAAACAGGAAATACGTGCACATTTGAATGATCAAAGACAGGGCGAACTGCTACGGGATGGTGTGCGCACAGTCATCATCGGTGCTCCCAATGTAGGCAAGAGTAGCCTTTTGAATCTACTCTGTCAGCGTGCCGTATCTATTGTGACCGAACAGGCAGGGACAACCCGCGACATTATTGAGACAATGCACAATTTTGGCGGCTATCCAGTGGTCTTTGCGGACACAGCAGGCCTTCGCAAGCACACCACAGATACTATCGAGGTGGAAGGCATGGCGCGTGCCAAACAATGCTTAGCCAGCTCCGAtcttattttgttgctcaCGGACGCTAGAGCTTTACGTAAGGTGGAAAACAATGAGGCACTAACTGGCCACATCGATAACTATTTGGAGGAACTGGACATACCGCCGGAGCTGTGCAGTGGAAAGCGCTTGCAGTTAGTGGCAAACAAAACGGACACCTTGTCAGCGGAGGAAGTTCAGCGTCTCAGCAAACTGGACAATGTGTTGGCACTATCTTGCCACAAGCAAGACAATTTGCCCGAGTTTCTGGGCTCCttacaacagctgctgcagcagctatGTGGCGTACCACAGGCGGAACATCCACGCATCACGCACACGCGCTACAGACAGCAATTGGAACGATGCATTGATCACATCGAGATATTTCTACGAGATTACAAACCCGATGTCTACCCAGACATGGCCATAGCAGCGCAGCAGCTACGTAAATCTGTGCGCTGCATAGAACGCATCACTGGACATGTCAGCTGCGAAGATATACTCGATGTGGTCTTTAAAGATTTTTGCATTGGAAAATAA